From Saccharibacillus brassicae:
TCCGGCAGTTCATCGGAGCGCTGTTCGCGCAGCTGACGCAGGCGCAGCGGCAGCGGCAGAGCCGGGAGATGGAGCGGCTCAACCGGGAGCTGGAACGCGAGAAGCGCAATCTGAGCGACCAGCGCGATTCGACGCAGCAGGTCGTCGATTCGATCCACGAAGCGCTGATCGTCTGCAGCCCGGGCGGCGAGATTCTCATGTGCAACCGGATCACCGGCGAACTGCTGGACCCGATCTTCCGTACGGGCCGGAATTTTGCCGACACGATGGACGAGATGAACGAGAAGCTCGGCATCGGGGGCGATGGCGGCGAACGGATTCGCGGCGTGCTGGAATCGGGGCTGGACGGCGGCCGGGCGCGGTATGCGTTCGAGCCGCCTGGACGCCCGGCGAAGTATTTCGAAGTGTACGTGCAGCGGATCGAAGACGCGGTCTGGGGCGACGTCCGCCTGTTCGTGTTCCGCGACCGGACGGAAGAAGAAGAGACGAACCGGCTGCGCGACGAGTTCGTCAGCGTCGTGTCGCACGAGCTGCGCACGCCGCTCGCCAGCATCCTCGGCTTTGCCGAGATTATGCTGAACCGCAGCGTCAAGCCGGAGAAGGCGCAGAAATACCTGAGCACGATCCACGGGGAAGCGAAGCGGCTGTCCGGGCTGATCGGGGATTTCCTCGATTTGCAGCGGATCGAAGCCGGCAAGCAGACTTACCGCACGCTGCCGCTTGACCTGAGAACGGTGACGGAAGACGTCGCCGCGCAGTGGGACGGCCGCGCAGGACATGCCGTACGCCTGTCCCTGCCGGAAGGACCGTGCGCGGTGCGCAGCGACGCCGACCGGTTGAAGCAGGTGCTGCACAACCTGCTGAGCAACGCGATCAAATATTCGCCGGGCGCCTCCTTCGTCGACTGTTCCATCCGGCTCGGAAGTCCGTCCCAAGCGGACGGTTCGCCGGAAGGAGACGGCCGCTGGATTGTCGAGATCCGCGATTACGGCCTCGGCATTCCGGACGAAGCGAAGCCCAAGCTGTTCGGCAAGTTCTACCGCGTGGACAATTCCGATCGCCGTCAGATCGGCGGGACGGGGCTCGGCCTCGCGATCGTCAAGGAGATGGTCGAAGGCTTGGGCGGCGAGATCGGCTTCGATTCCACGCTCGGCGAAGGCAGCGCGTTCCGCTTCTCGCTTCCGGCGCTGGCCTTGGCGCAGACCGCCGGCACCGTGCTCATTCTGGAAGACGACGAAGGTCTCGGCCGCCTGATCGAAGAAGCGTTCCTCGGCGAAGGCCGCCGGGTCTCCCGTTTCTCCGAAGCGGAGACGGCGCTGCTCGCCCTGGAGCAAGGTCGCGCCGAAGGGGTGCCGGACCTGTGCGTAGTCGATCTCGTATTGGCCGGCGAACTGGGCGGATGGGACTTTATCCGCCGGCTTGCCGCCGACGGGGAACTGCGCCGCGTGCCGATCGCGATCTCGTCCGCGCTCGATCCGCCGGACGGGTACGCGGAATCGGAGAGCGAGAAGTATCTGCGCAAGCCGTTCACCGTCAAAGAGCTGCTCGCGCTCGGACAGCGGCTGACGGGAGCGGGCCGCGATGCCGGTTCGCTCGCGCTGCCGCTGCCGAGCGAGCCGATGGCGCGTGCTTCGCTCGAACATCACGGATTGGACGTACGGAAGATCGAAGTGGAATCGGACTTTGCGATCGTGGAGATCCGGCCGGATGAAGGAGGGGAACGGCATGAATAAATACATGAATAAATATCAGAAGTTGTTTGTCGGTCAAATGGAAGAGAATCTGGGCCGGATGTTGGCCCCCGACGCCCGCACGGACGAACGATCCGTCTATCGGCTGCTGCATTCGATCAAGGGTACGTCGGGCACGATCGGGCTGCAGGCCTGGTACGAGTCGGCGCTGCGGCTGCTGGAACGGTTCCGCGAAGACGGCGAGCGGACGTTCGGCGGAGCCGAGCTGTCCGCCGAGCTGGCCGAATTGTCCGCCCTGCTGGACGCGGCGCTGGAGACGGAGCCTCCGGCCCGGCCTTACCCGCCGCTGCCGGAAGCTCCGGGCGCCGGCGCACATTCCGGCGCAAGTGCCGGCGGAGGTGGCGGTGCAAACGGCGGTGCAAGTGCCGATGCAAGTGCCGGAGACCGGCCCGGCGCGGCCGCCGGTTCCGGTACCGGCGAAGAGGACGCCCGAGCCGCCCGCGAAGCGGCGGAGAGAACCGCCGCGGCCGCAAACGGGCCGCAGGCCGGCGCTCCGGCCGGGTCGGCCCCGAATGCGGGAGCGCATTCGGGACCGGCACCGGAGGCCGGGCCGGAAGCGGGCGCAGCCCCGGAGACGCCGTCTCCGGAAGCTTCGCCGCCCGGCGGCAAGATCCGCGGACTGGCCGCCAGCCTGCGCGAGCGGCTGGGCCGGCGCACGGAACAGCCGGACGAAGCGGCTCAAGCGGCAGCCGATCCGGGCGACGCCGCCGGACAACGCAAACCGTCCACCTACGAAGCGGGGTCTTCCGATCGCGAAGCATCGTCGGCCTTACCGTCATCGGATTTTCCGCCTTCTGCCGTTTTGCCATCGACCGTTTCGCCGTCAGCTCTGCCGCCTTCTGCCGTTTTGCCATCGACCGTTTCGCCGTCGGCTCTGCCGCCTTCTGCCGGTCCGCAATCGGCCGGTCCTCCGTCCGCCTCATCGCCGGCCCTTCCGCCATCCGCCATGCCATCGCCCGCCGCCGCATCCGCCGGCGGCAGCTTCGGCACCCTGCCGGAATCGTCGGAAGGCACCGTGCTGCTGCTCGACGACGATCTGGGGCTGCTCGCCCTGCTCAAAGACGTGCTGGAAGAGCGGGGCTTCACCGTGTTCGCGACGCCGCGCTTCGACAAGGCGGTGGAATGGTTCTACGAGATGCGGCCGGACTGCGCCGTGCTGGACGTGCTGCTGCCCGGACAATCCGGTTTCGAGCTGATCGGGCGGCTGCGCGAACTGTGCGATCGGTACATGATTCCGATCGTGCTCATGACGGCCAAGAGCGACGACGAGACGCGTCTGCGGGCTTATGAAGAAGGCGCGGACGATTTCCTGACCAAGCCGATGAATCCGGAAGAATTCGTCGTGCGCATCCGGCGCCTGACCCGCCGCCGCCGGCGGATTACCGGGCAGCTGCTGCTCGATCAGACGACCGGCGCCTACGGCATGCCGTTTCTGGAGCGCGAATTGACGCGGCAGATCGGCCTGCTCGAACCGGGCGGCGAGCCGCTTGCGCTGGCGGCGGTAGAACTCGAAGGGCTGCGCCGCTTCAACGAGCGGACCGGCTACCGGGAAGGCGACCGGCTGCTGCGCGCGTTCTCCGACGCGGTGCGCCGGCAGCTTCGCCCGCGCGACGTGTGGGCGAGAGACCGCTCGAACCGTTTCTACCTGCTGCAGCCGGGTCTCGAAGCCGGGCGGAGCGCCGAGTTCCTGCGGGAGATTCTGCAGGCCGATCGGCTCGGGCCGCTCGGGTTCGACGAGAGCGAAGCGATCTGCGGCGTAGTGGACGTCGGAGCCGACGATACGCAGCAGGAAGCGCTGTCCGGCGCGCTTCGGGCGCTTGAGACGTCGGCGGAGCGTTCCGGCTTGCCGCGGGGGCAGGAAGGATCGGCGGGAACGGCGGCTTCGCGCCAGCTGAGGCTGGCACTGATCGACGACGATCCGCTGATCCGCACCATTCTGGAACGCCAGCTCCAGAGCCTGGAAGAAGAATACCCGATCGATATTCGCTCTTTCGCCGACGGCGAAGAATTCCTGAGCGATCCCTGGCATGCCGAAGGGTCCCGCTACCTGCTCGTGCTGGACCGGATGATGCCCCGGATGAACGGCATGGAAGTGCTGGCCCGGCTGCGCAGCGGCGATTACGCGCCGGTCTACACCGTGCTCATGCTGACCGGCGTCGGCGACGAGCGCGGCATCGCGGAAGCGATCCGGGCCGGCACGGACGATTACATGACGAAGCCGTTCAGCATGGTCGAACTGGAAGCGCGAGTGCGCCGGCTGATCGGGAAGGTAGGGATGCCTTCATGATCGATTCCGTCGTTCTGCGCGCGATCTGGATCGCCAGCGCCGCGATCGTGTTCGTCATCCTGCTGATCCTGCTGTATCTGATCGAACGCAAATTTCTGCGCGCCCGCCACCGCGCGCAGGTGGAAGAAGCAATCGGGCAGCTGTCTTCGCCCGATTCGCCGCTCGGCGAATATTTGCGCAGCGGGGAGCGGACGCGCAGCCTGTACGCGTCCGGCGCCGGGCTGCGCCGGGAAGCGCTGGAAGAAGCGCTGCTGGACCGGCTCGCCGTCAGCGCCTCGGAATCGGAACGCGAGCGGATCTATGTCTTCGCGGCCGATTATTTTGCCGAAGAATACGCCCATCTGCTGACGCGCAGACGCTGGAGCGACCGCATGAACGCCCTGCTGCATATCGAGAAGTTCCGCATCCGGGAGCTGAAGGACAGCCTGCTGCGCCGTCTGGGCGAACTCGGCCCGGGAGCCGAAGCGGACGACGAACGGTTCCTGATCGTCCGCTCGCTGTCTTCGCTTCAACTGGAAGAGACGTTCGACCATCTGCAGCTGGCCGCCGACCGGTTCTCCGAGCTGCAGCTGCTGCAGGTGCTGCGTCCGCTGCGCGGAGAGCTGGCCGCCCGGCTGATCGCCGACTTCGACGAACTGCCGATCCGTATCCGCCGCTCGGTGCTCGATACGCTGCGTCTCGGCAATATCCGCACGGCCGAAGTGCTGGCGCTGCTCGAACGCTGCATGGTCTCGGAAGACAACGAGACGCGTATCCGGGCGCTCAAGGCGCTGGCCAATTTCGGCTATATGACGGAGGAAGCGGCCGACCGCCTCGAAGCCCGGATGGCCGGCGGCGAGAACGTCGCCTGGCCGGAGCGGATGATGCAGGCGCGCCTGGCCGGAGCCGTGCGCGAAGAACGTTTCGCCGCGCATCTGGAGCGGCTGATGGCCGACCCGTCCTACGAGGTGCGGCGGGAAGCGGCGGCCGCGCTGTCGGCTTACCGCAGTGGGCTGGAGCGTATTCGCCGCGTGGCGGACGAACATCCGGACCGTTTCGCGAGAGACATGGCCGTAGAGACGCTGGAGAGGAGAGCTTATGAGCGAAACGTGGGTTGAACTTCTGATGCAGGGCCACCGGATATTCGGCTATGCGATCATGGTGTACGTCGGGCTGTCGGCCGCCATCTACATCTTCATGTACGGCTCGGCCGCGCGCAGCCTGTGGCGCGACCGCGACTTGAGCCCGATCCAGTACAGCACCGTACTGGAGACGGAGCTTGTGCCGCCGCTGAGCATCGTCGTGCCGGCTTACAACGAAGACGTCAATATCGTCGGCAGCGTGCGTTCGCTGCTCGGCATCAATTACAAGCAGTTCGAGATCGTCGTCGTCAACGACGGTTCCAAAGACCGCACCGCCGAGATCATGATCGAAGAATTCGACATGACGGAGATCAAGGGCCGCGTGCCGTTTGCCGGGCTGAAGCGCGAGACCAAGCCGATCCGCGGCGTCTACCGCTCGCTCCGCCATCCGAACCTCGTGCTCGTGGACAAGGAGAACGGAGGCAAGGCGGACGCGCTGAACGTCGGCATCAACGTCTCGCGCTATCCGTACTTCGTGTCGCTCGACGGAGACACGGTGCTGGACGCGGACGCTTTTATCAAAGTGGTCAAACCGATCATGGACGCACGTCCCGGTGAAGAGATCATCGCAACCGGCGGCAGCGTCGGCATCGCCAACGGCAGCGTGGTCGACAGCGGGTATCTGGACAGCCGGAACGTGCGATTGTCGGAAAATCCGATCGTCATTATGCAGGTCATCGAATATTTGCGCGGCTTCCTGATGGGACGGATCGGACTGAGCCGGTACAATATGCTGCTGCTCGTCTCGGGCGCGTTCGGCGTGTTCAACAAAAAATGGGTCATCGAAGCCGGCGGCTACGAGACGGGCACGATCGGGGAAGACATGGAGCTGACCGTGCGCCTGCACGCGGAGATTCGAAGGAAAAAAAGCAAGGCGCGCATCGTGTACGTGCCCGAGCCGGTCTGCTGGACAGAAGCGCCGGAGAGCTTTACCATTTTGCGCCGGCAGCGGACCCGCTGGCAGCGAGGACTGTTCGAGAGCATCTGGACGCACAAAAAGATGATCCTCAACCCGCGCTACGGCCGGGTCGGGATGCTGTCGATGCCGATGTTCCTGTTTATCGAGCTGCTCGGCCCGCTGGTCGAACTGTTCGGTTACGCGACGGTCATTTTCGGCTTTTTCCTCGACCGGCTCAATATTCAGGTGTCGCTGTCGCTTGCGCTGATGATGCTGCTGTTCGGCTCGCTCGTCTCGACGGGCGCCGTCTTGTTCGAAGAATGGCGTTTTCACAATTACAACCGGATTCGCGACGTGGTACGCATGTTTCTCTACGCGCTGTCCGAGTCGTTCTGGTACCGTCCGGTGCTGACGATCTGGCGCGCCCAGGGACTGATCCAGGCCATTCGCGGCAAAAAGCACAGCTGGGGCGAGATGACCCGGGTCAACGTGCTCGGCGCAGCCAAAAAGCCGGGCATCGTGCCGGGTCCCGCGGCCGCGCCGCCGAAAAAGAAGGAGTGAGCGGCCAGTGAAAACGAAAAAACCTTTTCCCCGCTTCTGGGCCGGGCTTGCGGCGCTGATGCTGCTTGTGCTGCTGCCCTGGATCGTCTGGGAAGTGAAGCCGGCCCGGACGCTGAATATCGCCGTGCTGGACAAGACGGTCAACGACGACAGCTACCGGGAACACAAAGGCTTGTTCTGGATCTTGAACCAACAGAAATACCGCATGGCGGACGGCAGCAAATATTTGTACGACCGCGACTATTACGGCAGCCAGCTGCCGACCGGCGGCGTGCGGCCGGAAGAGCGTACGCTTGCGGACATGCCGGCCGATACGCAGCTGATCTACGTGGCCGATACGTACGGGCTTGCCGAAGCGCAGGCTGGCCAAGCGGACGAGGGCGAGGACGGCGACGTTCCGGCCAATGCCGGCGGCCGCGCCCCGCAGGGTCAGGCAGGCGGCATGAAGACGCTCGACGTCAACGTGCTGGAAGCGGCCGCGGCGCGGGGGACGATGCTTGCGGCCGAATTCAATTCGGTCGCGGCACCGACGGAAGACGCGGTGCGCGACCGGGCGAGCGCGCTGCTCGGCATGAAATGGACAGGCTGGACCGCCCGTTACTTCCCCGACCTGACGGCGGGCGTCGAAGTGCCGGCCTGGGTGCCGGGCCGCTACCGGGAAGTGACCGGGCGCGACTGGAATTACGCGGGCGCCGGATTTTTGTTCGTGCAGGAAGACGGCGACCTGTTCGTACTGCGCGAAGGCGCGGAGACGGACGGAGGCGCGCGCATCGCCTTTACCGAGGCGGGCCGCGAGCGCTTCGGCATGAGCCCGGAGAACGGCTACAATTACTGGTTCGATATCGTGACGGCGGCGGAAGGCAGCGAAGTGCTGGCGGAGTACGATTTGCGGCTGACCGGCAACGGGCGGGCGCTGCTCGCCGAGCACGGAATCCGCGAGCGCTTCCCGGCGGTACTCCGGCGCGAAGCCGGAGCCGGAGGCGCCGCGGTTGCCGCGGGTGCGACCGCCGCGCCGGCTCCGGGGCAGGTCAGCTATTATTTTGCGGGCGATTACGCCGATCGGGACGGTTATCCGTTCTGGCGCCGCTACGCGGGCTGGCCGGCGTTCAAAAGCTGGTTCACGTTCGACAAGCCGGGCAGCGAAGAAGCGTTCTACTGGGACGTGTACGTGCCGATGATGCGGCAAATTTTGCGCGAAGCGTCCGAGCTGCCGCAGGCGGAGTAAGAACGGCAGCCGAGAAAAAAAGGCATAAACAAGATCAATCGAAGCATGTGGAGCTCTTTCAAGTCATTTATCGATGAATTCAAAATTTTTTCCTCGATATTGGCAAAATAGGGATTCCCAAAAAGGGAAGAGCGATTTATAATGCAGATGTAAGCCCTTTCAACACAACCCTGACTTGGAGTCTTCGCTAACGGCGAAGGCTCTCTTTTTATGGGGAGCGAACGCCGCCGCCGCGCGATTCGTTGCAGAAAACAGGGCGTTTTTTCTAAAAAAATGAATGCGTTCTCTTTAATTTTACGTTTCTTTTGCCCCCGCAGGAGTTACTTACCGGGAGCCAAATGGGTAATAGAGCGGGAGTCTGTGTGACAGAGAACGATTGGGAATGGGAGGAAAATCAATGAAGCATTCATCCGGGGGACCGATCTATGCGTACGAACCGTGGACGGTAACCGAACATACGTTGGATACCGAACAGAATTTGCGCGACGAGACGATTTTCGCCGTGGCCAACGGTCATATCGGCATGCGCGGCAATTTCGAGGAAGGCTATTACGGCCCGCTCGGCACGTCGCTGCGGGGCACTTACATCAACGGATTTTACGAATCGGCTCCGATCGTCTACGGCGAGGAGACGTACGGGTCCGCGCGCGACCGCGAGACGATGCTGAACGTCGCCGACGCCCAGATCATCCGAATCTGGCTGGAAGACGAGCCGGTGCATATGTTCCAGGGCACGCTGTTCGGCTACTGGCGCCAGCTCGACATGAGAAAAGGCACCGTGACCCGTTCGATCCAGTGGCGTTCGCTCGAAGGGCGCGAAGTGGAGATCATCTTCGAACGCATGGCTTCGCTGGACGATCCGCATCTGCTGCTGCTGCGCTGCACGGTCAAGCCGATGAACTTCGAAGGCAAGATCCGCTTCGAATCGGAGATCGACGGCAACGTCGTCAACCAGTCGTCGTCGGGCGATCCGCGTTCGGGTTCTTCGTTCTCGGGTCCCGTGCTGACGACGCTTGAAATGCGCGAAAACCAGACGTATGCCGGCATCATGCAGCGTACGCGGGTAACCGGCTTTCACGTGGCGTGCGCGGCCGAACATAAATTCAGCGGCGGCGAATACGAGCTGGAGACGGATGCGTCGAGCGGCCGGGTCGAGAAGCGCTTTACGGTATCGGCGCAGCCGGGAGACGAATTCGTGCTTGAAAAATACGTGACGTACCATGCTTCGGAAGAGCCGAACACCGGCGACCTGTGGAGAGAAGGCATTCGCCAGCTCGACGAAGCGATGGAGCGGGGCTACGACAACTACGCGGCGATTCAGGAAGGCATTCTCGACGAATTCTGGCTGTCCGCCGATATCGTCGTCGAAGGCGACGACGCGCTGCAGCAGGGACTGCGTTTTAGCGCGTATCACGTGTTCCAATCCGTCGGCCGCGACGGCCGGACCAACATGGCGGCCAAAGGGCTGACCGGCGAAGGCTACGAAGGGCATTATTTCTGGGATACCGAGATGTACGTGTTCCCGTTCTTCCTGCATACCGAACCGGAGATCGCGCGCAAGCTGCTGGATTACCGGTATTACATTTTGCCCGAAGCGCGCAAACGTGCCGAGGAACTGAATTTCAAAGGCGCGCTTTTCCCGTGGCGGACGATCAGCGGCGAAGAGACGTCCGCTTACTTCCCGGCGGGCACGGCGCAACTGCATATCAACGCCGATATCGCCCACGCGATCAAGCTGTATAACGAAGCGGTGGATGATCCGGACTACAAGTACGGCAACGGGCTGGAGATCCTGATCGAGACGAGCCGCTTCTTCGCGGGCTACGGCAGCTTCATTCCGGGACGCGGCTTCTGCATCAACGGAGTCACCGGACCGGACGAGTATACCGCGCTCGTGAACAACAACGCCTATACGAACGTCATGGTACAGGATCAGTTCGAGTATACGGTGCAGCTGCTGGAAGAGATGAAAGAAATGCACGAAGGACGCTGCGAGGAACTGTGCGACCGGCTGCAGGTCACCGACGCGGAGATGGGTTCGTGGCGCAAAATGGCGGCCGAAATGTTCATCTACCGCGATCAGGGCATGATCGGCCAGGACGATTCGTTCCTGCACAAAGCGCCGTGGGATTTCGCCAACACGCCGAAAGAGAAATATCCGCTGCTGCTGCATTATCACCCGATGGACATTTACCGGCATCAAGTGCTGAAGCAGGCCGATCTGGTGCTCGCGTTCCACGTACAGCCCGAACGGTTCACGCTTGCGGAAAAAGCGCGGGGCTATCTGTACTACGAAGGCCTGACGACGCACGATTCGTCGCTGTCGGCCTGCGTACACTCGATGGTCGCGTCCGAGCTCGGCTATATGGATCAGGCGTACGAGTTCTTCATGGAGACGTCGCGCCTTGACCTGGACGACACGCACGGCAACGTCAAAGACGGCATTCATGCCGCGGCGATGGCCGGCAGCCGCCTCGCGATCGTCAACGGCTTCGCCGGCATGAAGCAGGATCTGGACAAGCTGAGTTTCCGTCCGCTGCTGCCGGGGCAGTGGGAACGCTGCAGCTTCTCCGTCAAATGGAAAGGCCGCCGTCTGTACGTCAATGCGACGCAGGAATCGACGACGTACCGTCTGCTCGAAGGCGATCCGATCAAGCTGGAGCATTTCGGCGTCGACGTGAATCTGGAAGAAGAGCTGACGCTGCCGAACCGCGTACTGGGCGCAGTGCTGTTCGATCTGGACGGCGTCATCACCGATACGGCCGAGCTGCATTATCAGGCGTGGAAAGACCTGGCCGACGAGCTGGGCATTCCGTTCGACCGCGAGCATAACGAGAAGCTCAAAGGCGTGGACCGCATGACTTCGCTGAAGCTCATTCTCCAGAACGGAGACCGGACCTATTCGCCGGAAGAGATGGAGAAGCTCGCCCACAGCAAAAACGAACGGTACAAAGAACTGCTGACGACGCTGACACCGGAAGCACTGCTGCCGGGCGTGCGCAAGCTGCTCAAAGCGCTGCGCCGCGACGGTATTCGCACGGCGCTCGCTTCCGCCAGCCGCAACGCCCCGACCGTGCTCGACCGGCTCGGCGTCACCGACCTGTTCGACTACGTCGCGGATGCCGGTGCGGTCGCGCTGCAAAAGCCGGACGCCGAAATCTTCCTGAACGCCGCCGCAGGCGTCGGAGTCCATCCGCTGCGCTGTATCGGGATCGAAGACGCCGAAGCCGGCGTGATCTCGATCCACCGCGCCGGCATGCCGGCCGTGGGCATCGGGACGACAGAGACGCTGCCGGACGCCGACCACCACGTGGACTCGCCGGCCGACCTGACGCCCGCGCTGCTGCGCGAATGGATGAACGAGTTTCCGAAGCGCGACCTGAGAGGGTAAGCGGACGTCTTTTGCCAAGCGGAACGAACCGAACGATATACCGAATCATGAACCGAATATAACGAACCGAGCGGCTTGTGCCGCGAGACCATGCTTTTCTCCTTCCGGGGGGAGAAGCGCGGTTTTTTTTGTTTTATTTTCCCTGTTCGAAAACCGTTTGAGGTCTGTCGGCCGTCTATACGGCATCGGATTCAGTTACCTGCATCATGAAGCGGATGCGCTGCAGGAGGCGTCCTGCAAAGCCTGGATCAAACGCAGATCGCTCAAGGACGAATCGGCCTTCCTGCCGTGGATGACCCGAATTCTGATCAACTGCTGCATGGACGAACTGAGAAGGCGCAAAAGAATCTTTCCTTCGGATCGGGCGGGCGAGGATCGGGCAGCTGAAATGGTCAGTTCGAACCGGATCGATCTGGATCGCATGCTGGCGAAGCTTCCCGCCAAGCACCGGCATGTCGTCATCTTGAAATACGAGCAGGATCTGACGCTGGTCGAGATCGCACGCATCCCGAACGAGCCGGAAGGCACGATCAAGAGCTGGCTGCCCAAAGCGCTCAAGCGGTGAACGGCGAAGCAAACCGGTATTCCGCGGCGACGATAATCCGGGTTACGACGACAGCAAGTGTCTGGCTGTACTGGCGACGGAAGTCAAGATCGGCCCGAATGAAGGCGGGCGGCTTGAGCAGAATCTGGCTGCCGGTCAGACGCTGACCGTGGA
This genomic window contains:
- a CDS encoding ATP-binding protein; the protein is MKAGVSGGLSRRITYGTLALFLVLGVLLAAAELVVHRQYASLSDGLNGRIERLNLLQDTEREFLESVSYLRAYAAYEREDLYRQKMSARDGYDRLFRALNEAYAAETSGGAESVRELAQLNERFDRYSITALSLIQADDAEALADLSASEGSSLVRRMEAAFSSLVNQEREQIESLTDRVRTLGRAILIVPALALAAALGAAMLLIRYLRRAFIAPVVDAESAVGRIERGEIVELAGAARQDEIGSLLGGIGRMAEGIRSRQHALEDNLVQMEEQREELEAQNDELEAQNEQILEQRGRLERTLERLTRREAQLEAINAYQRSLVGLTDLGDFLEQAIGQLLSVTGRDAGMLVMRGEAAEDRGASNRHTGGTDEENVRRSILDRFGEQGYEVLYSGGYPLSAEEFGGEPAGPALQAIRTNRPIARRRPLSGAERGAHGAYETAVDTYYPVYDGGGEERPAGFLLLTLYGDRSAEEGEEELADGLIRQFIGALFAQLTQAQRQRQSREMERLNRELEREKRNLSDQRDSTQQVVDSIHEALIVCSPGGEILMCNRITGELLDPIFRTGRNFADTMDEMNEKLGIGGDGGERIRGVLESGLDGGRARYAFEPPGRPAKYFEVYVQRIEDAVWGDVRLFVFRDRTEEEETNRLRDEFVSVVSHELRTPLASILGFAEIMLNRSVKPEKAQKYLSTIHGEAKRLSGLIGDFLDLQRIEAGKQTYRTLPLDLRTVTEDVAAQWDGRAGHAVRLSLPEGPCAVRSDADRLKQVLHNLLSNAIKYSPGASFVDCSIRLGSPSQADGSPEGDGRWIVEIRDYGLGIPDEAKPKLFGKFYRVDNSDRRQIGGTGLGLAIVKEMVEGLGGEIGFDSTLGEGSAFRFSLPALALAQTAGTVLILEDDEGLGRLIEEAFLGEGRRVSRFSEAETALLALEQGRAEGVPDLCVVDLVLAGELGGWDFIRRLAADGELRRVPIAISSALDPPDGYAESESEKYLRKPFTVKELLALGQRLTGAGRDAGSLALPLPSEPMARASLEHHGLDVRKIEVESDFAIVEIRPDEGGERHE
- a CDS encoding response regulator, with translation MNKYMNKYQKLFVGQMEENLGRMLAPDARTDERSVYRLLHSIKGTSGTIGLQAWYESALRLLERFREDGERTFGGAELSAELAELSALLDAALETEPPARPYPPLPEAPGAGAHSGASAGGGGGANGGASADASAGDRPGAAAGSGTGEEDARAAREAAERTAAAANGPQAGAPAGSAPNAGAHSGPAPEAGPEAGAAPETPSPEASPPGGKIRGLAASLRERLGRRTEQPDEAAQAAADPGDAAGQRKPSTYEAGSSDREASSALPSSDFPPSAVLPSTVSPSALPPSAVLPSTVSPSALPPSAGPQSAGPPSASSPALPPSAMPSPAAASAGGSFGTLPESSEGTVLLLDDDLGLLALLKDVLEERGFTVFATPRFDKAVEWFYEMRPDCAVLDVLLPGQSGFELIGRLRELCDRYMIPIVLMTAKSDDETRLRAYEEGADDFLTKPMNPEEFVVRIRRLTRRRRRITGQLLLDQTTGAYGMPFLERELTRQIGLLEPGGEPLALAAVELEGLRRFNERTGYREGDRLLRAFSDAVRRQLRPRDVWARDRSNRFYLLQPGLEAGRSAEFLREILQADRLGPLGFDESEAICGVVDVGADDTQQEALSGALRALETSAERSGLPRGQEGSAGTAASRQLRLALIDDDPLIRTILERQLQSLEEEYPIDIRSFADGEEFLSDPWHAEGSRYLLVLDRMMPRMNGMEVLARLRSGDYAPVYTVLMLTGVGDERGIAEAIRAGTDDYMTKPFSMVELEARVRRLIGKVGMPS
- a CDS encoding HEAT repeat domain-containing protein; this translates as MIDSVVLRAIWIASAAIVFVILLILLYLIERKFLRARHRAQVEEAIGQLSSPDSPLGEYLRSGERTRSLYASGAGLRREALEEALLDRLAVSASESERERIYVFAADYFAEEYAHLLTRRRWSDRMNALLHIEKFRIRELKDSLLRRLGELGPGAEADDERFLIVRSLSSLQLEETFDHLQLAADRFSELQLLQVLRPLRGELAARLIADFDELPIRIRRSVLDTLRLGNIRTAEVLALLERCMVSEDNETRIRALKALANFGYMTEEAADRLEARMAGGENVAWPERMMQARLAGAVREERFAAHLERLMADPSYEVRREAAAALSAYRSGLERIRRVADEHPDRFARDMAVETLERRAYERNVG
- a CDS encoding glycosyltransferase family 2 protein, coding for MSETWVELLMQGHRIFGYAIMVYVGLSAAIYIFMYGSAARSLWRDRDLSPIQYSTVLETELVPPLSIVVPAYNEDVNIVGSVRSLLGINYKQFEIVVVNDGSKDRTAEIMIEEFDMTEIKGRVPFAGLKRETKPIRGVYRSLRHPNLVLVDKENGGKADALNVGINVSRYPYFVSLDGDTVLDADAFIKVVKPIMDARPGEEIIATGGSVGIANGSVVDSGYLDSRNVRLSENPIVIMQVIEYLRGFLMGRIGLSRYNMLLLVSGAFGVFNKKWVIEAGGYETGTIGEDMELTVRLHAEIRRKKSKARIVYVPEPVCWTEAPESFTILRRQRTRWQRGLFESIWTHKKMILNPRYGRVGMLSMPMFLFIELLGPLVELFGYATVIFGFFLDRLNIQVSLSLALMMLLFGSLVSTGAVLFEEWRFHNYNRIRDVVRMFLYALSESFWYRPVLTIWRAQGLIQAIRGKKHSWGEMTRVNVLGAAKKPGIVPGPAAAPPKKKE
- the pgmB gene encoding beta-phosphoglucomutase gives rise to the protein MKHSSGGPIYAYEPWTVTEHTLDTEQNLRDETIFAVANGHIGMRGNFEEGYYGPLGTSLRGTYINGFYESAPIVYGEETYGSARDRETMLNVADAQIIRIWLEDEPVHMFQGTLFGYWRQLDMRKGTVTRSIQWRSLEGREVEIIFERMASLDDPHLLLLRCTVKPMNFEGKIRFESEIDGNVVNQSSSGDPRSGSSFSGPVLTTLEMRENQTYAGIMQRTRVTGFHVACAAEHKFSGGEYELETDASSGRVEKRFTVSAQPGDEFVLEKYVTYHASEEPNTGDLWREGIRQLDEAMERGYDNYAAIQEGILDEFWLSADIVVEGDDALQQGLRFSAYHVFQSVGRDGRTNMAAKGLTGEGYEGHYFWDTEMYVFPFFLHTEPEIARKLLDYRYYILPEARKRAEELNFKGALFPWRTISGEETSAYFPAGTAQLHINADIAHAIKLYNEAVDDPDYKYGNGLEILIETSRFFAGYGSFIPGRGFCINGVTGPDEYTALVNNNAYTNVMVQDQFEYTVQLLEEMKEMHEGRCEELCDRLQVTDAEMGSWRKMAAEMFIYRDQGMIGQDDSFLHKAPWDFANTPKEKYPLLLHYHPMDIYRHQVLKQADLVLAFHVQPERFTLAEKARGYLYYEGLTTHDSSLSACVHSMVASELGYMDQAYEFFMETSRLDLDDTHGNVKDGIHAAAMAGSRLAIVNGFAGMKQDLDKLSFRPLLPGQWERCSFSVKWKGRRLYVNATQESTTYRLLEGDPIKLEHFGVDVNLEEELTLPNRVLGAVLFDLDGVITDTAELHYQAWKDLADELGIPFDREHNEKLKGVDRMTSLKLILQNGDRTYSPEEMEKLAHSKNERYKELLTTLTPEALLPGVRKLLKALRRDGIRTALASASRNAPTVLDRLGVTDLFDYVADAGAVALQKPDAEIFLNAAAGVGVHPLRCIGIEDAEAGVISIHRAGMPAVGIGTTETLPDADHHVDSPADLTPALLREWMNEFPKRDLRG